The Manduca sexta isolate Smith_Timp_Sample1 unplaced genomic scaffold, JHU_Msex_v1.0 HiC_scaffold_930, whole genome shotgun sequence genome segment aaaaaaaaaaaatttaataaataaagcgcgTGCGTGAGTTGTTAGGTAAATGGACAAAAcaaaaggcccttttcagggccgcAATATGATTCTTACTATCTACTATATACTCATTACTTACTTATACAATTGTATACGTAATGAGTGAGTAACAAATAATGTTTCGTTTCGACAATGAACGTttaattctacaatattattagtatttgttcaccTCTAATATACACTAGAATTGAGATTATGacacgataaataatatttaccttatcACTGACTCAATAATTAACCAACCAATCTACCCACCTACCCACCTTACCTATCAATACTCGCCCAAACTCAGGGCGAGTTCGCAATGAACATattcatgtattattaattaatacacagTAGTATTTGATGGTCGACATAATACTATTATGATGTTTgtgctaaaaaaaaatcatccaaaATCGTCCGAAAATAGAACTGAGTTTaagtattaactaaaaaaaaaaaaaaaaaaaaaaaaaaaaacaaaaaagaaaatgtctACTTTTACTATCTATCTACCCcacatacataatgttatttatacgatagtaggttatgttaaaataaagcaaaaaaaaaaaaacaaaatacaaaaccaaatgaatacaattattattattattattattacttacgtaCTTACTCCCGCCGCATCACCGTGCCGTCGCGCAGCGCATTTTCCCTCTGGACGCACTCTGCTGTGATTGGCCGTTGGATGGACGTGAACGTGGCTCACCCGTTGAACGTTCTGCGCgcgaaagtattatatttttaataccaaaatttTATCGCGCATTCACATTGCGATTGAGGTATATCGCGGTCGTTACTGCATTCAATTAAATCAACTTcatttaacaaaaacacaatatgcCACCCAAGACCAGCGGCAAGGCTGCCAAGAAATCTGGCAAGGCGCAGAAGAACATCTCTAAGACTGACAAGAAAAGAAGAAGCACAAGAGGAAGGAGAGTTACgcaatttacatttacaaagtgCTCAAGCAGGTCCATCCTGACACCGGAATATCCAGCAAGGCGATGTCGATAATGAACTCGTTTGTGAATGACATTTTCGAACGCATCGCTGCGGAAGCATCTCGTCTGGCGCATTACAACAAGCGCTCCACCATCACATCCAGGGAGGTGCAAACATCTGTACGTCT includes the following:
- the LOC119193709 gene encoding LOW QUALITY PROTEIN: histone H2B-like (The sequence of the model RefSeq protein was modified relative to this genomic sequence to represent the inferred CDS: deleted 2 bases in 1 codon) translates to MPPKTSGKAAKKSGKAQKNISKTDKKKKHKRKESYAIYIYKVLKQVHPDTGISSKAMSIMNSFVNDIFERIAAEASRLAHYNKRSTITSREVQTSVRLLLPGELAKHAVSEGTKAVTKYTSSK